The genomic region AATTTTTAGTAATTAACAAATGATTGATAGTATTAATTTCTGTTAAAGTTAAAATTATTAATTTTCTACCTGCATTTTGTTTATTTTTTTGAACTTGATTCAATATTTCTAATGGTAATAAGTTTTGATTTAATAATTTACAAACTCTGTGTACAGTTGATTTACTATAATCAATTGCTTTTGCTATTTTACGAATAGAAAATCCATAACTTTTATATTCTTTTATTGCTATTATTGATTCAATAGTCAGATACTTATACATTGTGCTAATTCCTTTCTTTTCTTAATTATAGAATTAACACAATTTGTTTTTTATATAAGTGTCCTTTTTAATTTTACATTTCAGGAAATAATTGTATTAAATCTATTGGTCTTTTATAAGATAATGATTTTCTGGGTGTAGAATTAATTTGAAATGCTATAGAATTTAAGTCTTTTTGTTTATATGAAGATAAATCAGTAGATTTTGGTAAATATCTTCTTAAAATACCATTATTGTTCTCATTTAAACCTCTTTGACAAGGTTTGCCGGCATCTGCAAAATAAATTTTAACATTACAATTTTTTTCAATTAATTTTCATTTACTAAATTCTTTACCACGATCAAAAGTAATAGTTTTAATTGTTCCTGGTATTAATTTTGAAATAAATTTTATTATACTTTGTGTAATACTTTCTGCTTTATGATTTTTAGTTTTCAAAGGAATTGTGGTTTTTGATCATATATCAGCTAAAGTAATAATAGAACTTTTATGATCTTTACCAACGATAGTATCTCCCTCTAAATGGCCAAATTCTTGTATATTTTTAATATTTGGAATGATTAAATTTCTTTCATGAATAGATTTACAATTATTAATTCTGCCCCTAGTTTCTTTTTGTTTATGAGGTTTATTTTTGCCTTTTCTCAATAAATTTTTTTCATCAAAACCCATTCGATTTGTTTTAAACATGTTATATAAAGTTTTTGTTGAAATATTTTTTATTTTATTTTTCTTTAAAAAATCAGCAATTATATCAAGAGCATAATTTTTAGTAATTAACAAATGATTGATAGTATTAATTTCTGTTAAAGTTAAAATTATTAATTTTCTACCTGCATTTTGTTTATTTTTTTGAACTTGATTCAATATTTCTAATGGTAATAAGTTTTGATTTAATAATTTACAAACTCTGTGTACAGTTGATTTACTATAATCAATTGCTTTTGCTATTTTACGAATAGAAAATCCATAACTTTTATATTCTTTTATTGCTATTATTGATTCA from Spiroplasma endosymbiont of Lonchoptera lutea harbors:
- a CDS encoding IS30 family transposase; protein product: MYKYLTIESIIAIKEYKSYGFSIRKIAKAIDYSKSTVHRVCKLLNQNLLPLEILNQVQKNKQNAGRKLIILTLTEINTINHLLITKNYALDIIADFLKKNKIKNISTKTLYNMFKTNRMGFDEKNLLRKGKNKPHKQKETRGRINNCKSIHERNLIIPNIKNIQEFGHLEGDTIVGKDHKSSIITLADIWSKTTIPLKTKNHKAESITQSIIKFISKLIPGTIKTITFDRGKEFSKWKLIEKNCNVKIYFADAGKPCQRGLNENNNGILRRYLPKSTDLSSYKQKDLNSIAFQINSTPRKSLSYKRPIDLIQLFPEM